DNA from Thunnus maccoyii chromosome 21, fThuMac1.1, whole genome shotgun sequence:
CACCAGACGTCAGGAGGAGGGACGTCGACAGGCAGGACTCACCGCTGAGGTTGGTGAACACAGATGACTATTAATAACCTGAATGTGTCAGAGCAATGAAAGGCCAGGCACGCCTTAAAGAATACATGTCATATCAATGAACAACAGTCTGACTGATTCTAAAAGATGTACAAAGATCAAATACTTGACCATTCATTGCCTTTGTGAAATGCTTAGTCGTCAAAATGAATGATAACATCAATAGTTTCCTTCTGGTTCCTCACGGATTGTCTGCATTGgaacagttttatttaaataaccATGTAGAACATCCACTTCAGGTCTGTCTACTCCTCTGATGTTCGCACAGGAAGCGCCCGCGGGCAGACGTCGGGCCAGGCAGAGATAGATCACGAGACAACAGTCCCAGATCATCCTCTCGCCGCAGGATGAGTCGCTCACCTCTAAGACGGAGGTCTCCATCTCCACGACGACGCTCCCGCTCCTCTCCCCGTAGACGGAGCAGGTCTCCACTGAGACACAGGTGATGGCAGTTCACTTCTCACTGAACAATCATGTGTGTCTGCTTATGGTAGagaatatttaaccaaaacagTTCATGTAtgcaaagacaaacatttactgtttaTATTTAGTCAAGCATTCTTCACGTTTTTTGGGGTTTGGATGTTTGATTTAAGTTTTCCTCTGGACCTTAACTTACATTTAGTGTGACCTAGTATTATTGGGGCAAGACCTTTGTCAGGTAGAATTTTCATCAGGTACTCAACTATCCTTCCTCAACATCTGTGCCCTGCAGGTCcggggagagagacaggtatGGCAGACTCAGACAATACCGACGCTCAACATCCCGTGATCgggagaggaggaggcggcgCAGCAGAGATGAAGACAAGTTCAAGGGCAGCCTTTCAGAGGGCATGAAGGTCGATCAGGAATCCTCAGAAGAAGAAGTGTGAGTAAAAGAAAATACGTTTCAGAGGGTGTTGATCTGATAACTTTGCAATCACCTGtaaagaatttatttttaagattGGACCATGTTTGCTAATCATCTCACTAGTAGTGGATTAAGGTCAGAAACGGGTCAGACCATCTGTGGTTGATGCACTTCTATAAAACTCATGTTCCCTACAGAATGTGCTGACCCATCAACATGAAATTGTGGTCTTGACATAGTTTATTTCATAAaacgtttttgtttttacaggttGGAGGACTTTGATGGGGAGGAGATAGATGAAGAGGCCCTCATCGAACAGCGCCGACAGCAGCGCTTGGCCATTGTACAGGTCTGTTTTAAACCTATTCTAATGCaaaattgctgtttttgtaGTTGCCATATCAGCCCAGTGTTTGAAGATATAGGTTTGTATTCTTTTCATAGTGATCTTTCTTTTCAGAAATTAATAACACAGCTAATGTCCATGACTTACTATGTTTGAGATGTATTCTTATGTTCTCACAATTCCCGCCATCGTACAGAAATACAAGGTTGTGAACGAGGACACCATGCTGTCGGAGCCCAGCAGCCCCCAGAGCAGCACCCGCAGCCGTTCGCCCTCACCGGACGACATCTTGGAGCGAGTAGCCCAAGACGTCAAGGAGTACGAACGGGAGAACCTCAACACCTTCGAGGCCAGCATCAAAGCCAAGCACAACCTCATTGCCCAGGAGAAAGACGGTAATTTCCTGCTCACCATTCAATAATCTGTTGGCATACAAGGCCAACTGAATGAACCACACCGTCACCTGCGTGCTCCAGCTCAAAGAATCAGTCAGGTTggggtttggtttgttttggtagCTGCCCGGACAAATGTTGAGTAATGTTATGTGTCCATGTGCAATAAATTAAACCCATACATTTcatctaaaaatgttaaatttcatCCTCTGATTTAAGCGCATGAATTGTACAGAATAATACAAAAGCTCTGAAGTCACATGCACAGGTCAGTCATCGCCCTGAACACTTTGAGAAGTGCTTTCACCATCACCAGTCAGCGGGTCCTCCTCCATATCTGCATGATAAGACTGAAAATGTGGTACTCAAGCATTGAAGTAGCTCCAAATATGTTACCTGTGATAGAATGGGGTTGCACTGACCCAGAATATTGCAGAATATTGCTCTCTATTCTTTCTCTACCTTTACCCGCCTTTTAAAGCCTCTGACATTCTAAAAAGGATCTGCGGATCATTTCATCTGCTCACCTACGTCATTGAAGGTCACAGCCTTCCATCAACATGGACGAGAGCCAAGACAGAAAGACTAAAACCTCTGTCAGACGCCGCAATCACTTTGAATAGtctcttctcattttttttgtttgattttcataGAAAGTAAAATGGCTGAGTTTTTCAGTGCAGTTAAATTTCAGCTTTTCCCCCAAGTGCTACAGTAGTCAGTTTAGCTGATATGGAGGAAGTCCATTTTGCTGCTAAAGGTGAAAGCTTCCCTGCAATTTAGAACAATTTGGCCCATCTCACATAACCATAGTGACAACCAACCGTCATGTTATTGACTGGCTGAAGGATCCCAGTCCAGGCAAAACGAAAAGCAGTCTTTGCTTGCTTGATTTGTGTGACAAATGTAGAGTTGTGTGATGCAGggatttttaattttgtttctttttgtcatgtGTTCATTCAGTTGCTGGCTTGTAATCCAAAGCCTGGGTGTCTCTGCCCCCTGCAGCATGTTTTGATCTCTGCAGAGTATGTGAATCAAACACATGTTCCAGATATTCTGTTTTACAACATGCTCGATGACTAGAAACTCATCATGTGTCGTTTTATTGTCGCTCTTTGTTTCAGGAGCCAACCCAAAGAAGCCCTCAGCCCCTGACATGTTTACAGAGTCGGATGATATGTTTGCTGCTGACTTTGATGTAAGTATTTTAGTTAGGATCAGTGGAGAGTCTTAATGCTGAACTCTACACATCTGGGAACGTCTGAGCATTGCTCTTATAATTTCTTCTGCATTTTAGTATCCACTGATCTCCTTTTTGTATTGTTTATGCAGAGTGCCAGGATGAGAGCAGCAGGTGTAGGAAAGGACTTCAAGGAGAACCCCAACCTCAGGGACAACTGGACTGATGCTGAGGGTTACTACCGTAAGTGTTTCTTCCCTAATCCTGACATTTGTGTCAGTATCACGGGACTATTACTATTTAATATAACAAGTATCTcacaccttttttttgtctttattttaaacaGCTTTGCTCCCAttaacaaatgtgtgtgtctgtgccatACGTGTGGTTATTCAGGGGTGAACATCGGGGAGACACTGGACAAGCGTTACGATGTGTATGGCTACACTGGCCAGGGTGTGTTCAGCAATGTGATCAGAGCCAGGGACACCGCCAGGGCTGGCCAGGAGGTGGCAGTCAAGATCATCCGAAACAATGAGCTCATGTGAGTCATACCATTTTATCTAGACAAAATTCTTACATTTCCAAACTATAGGCCTTTTTGGAAATACATTAATGACAACAAAGCCAATCACATGGACAGTTTAATTGAATTTGCACTGATAATAACATAACTGCATTTTCGGTGAACAGGCAGAAGACTGGTTTGAAAGAGTTAGAATTCCTCAAGAAGCTGAATGACGCCGATCCTGATGACAAGTTTCACTGCCTTCGCCTCTTCAGGCACTTCTACCACAAGCAGCATCTGTGTCTGGTGTTCGAGCCTCTCAGGTACCGAGATAGGAGAcacttgtttttctcctcatcaTTTATCTGATGGCCTCACTTGTTAATGATCCGTGGTATTCTCATCCGCAGTATGAATTTGAGAGAGGTGCTGAAGAAATACGGTAAAGACGTAGGGCTCCACATCAAAGCTGTGCGCTCTTACAGTCAGCAGCTCTTCTTGGCCCTAAAGCTGCTCAAACGATGCAACATCCTCCATGCAGACATCAAGCCAGACAATATCCTGGTACGATCTGAATACTCTTTAAATTAAGATTAAGAAGGTTATACAATGATGAAAATAGTTGGGTActgatttctttattttgtcaATCCTTAAAAGGTGAACGAGTCAAAGACCATTTTGAAGCTATGTGACTTTGGTTCTGCGTCGCACGTTGCTGACAACGATATCACTCCGTACCTGGTCAGCAGATTCTACCGAGCTCCAGAAATCAGTGAGTTGCATTATTTGTATAAATCACGTCTCTACATCCATCTGTCGGTTTCAAACCTCGCTCACAATGTCTTCTGTCTCAGTCATAGGAAAGCCGTACGACTACGGGATTGACATGTGGTCTGTCGGCTGCACATTATATGAGCTTTACACCGGCAAAATCCTGTTCCCCGGATCCTCCAACAACCACATGATCAAACTGGCTATGGACCTCAAGGGCAAGATGCCGAACAAGGTGGAATTGCATCATAGGATTTCAGTTTCTTCAGTTATTCTCTTTCCCAGATGAAGTGAGAAGTGTTGCTGTTCCATGCAGTGTTCAAGACCTTATGAGTGACGCAATGTTGTGGTTTTCTTTCCTCAGATGATCCGCAAAGGCTTGTTCAAAGACCAGCACTTCGATCAGAATTTGAACTTCCTGTACATTGAAGTAGACAAAGTGACAGAAAGGGTAAGGTGCTCTTTCATACTTGTACGGTTGACTTTTTAACCCGATGAAAGTTGTTAGCATGAACAAGAATAACTTGTTGTACTTGCTGTTAAGATCTGACGATCAGTATTACACATGTACTGAAAACGTGATGTAGttgatgtcattatttattgttgatttttttctgtctgcccTATTAGGAGAAGGTGACGGTGATGAGCACCATCAACCCCACCAAAGACCTGCTGACAGATATGATTGGAGGCCAGCGACTGCCTGAGGACCAGAGGAAGAAGGTGATGCAGCTGAAGGACCTGATAGATGGCACCCTGATGCTGGACCCAGCCAAACGCATCAGCATCAACCAGGCTCTGCAGCACCCCTTTATCCAGGAGAAGATCTGACACCCAGAACTCCCCCCTCCTACCACACTCCCAGAGCAGATGGAGAACCAACCACTAAACCAGCTCTGACAGGAACTCAGTGAGGCAGCCAACCCACAGACTTCTATTCAGAATGTCATGGATTTTTGTTCTTCCTcaaca
Protein-coding regions in this window:
- the prpf4bb gene encoding pre-mRNA processing factor 4Bb isoform X1, with translation MADVEMDIASSRMNNGNEHVKQDLESHERSGNEDSGDMSEEEEEEEEVGADNSGVSIPSVEEAETNGEKTQEGSKHHSSGGKHKRKKHKHRSKHKKHKHVSDEDKDRKRKHRHKHRKHKRKEGSSPSGAVIFGSSSHKKVESSPSSGNPSLDDRALLEDLEKQRAMIKAELDSQLMEGKVQSGMGLILQGYNSGSEEDGDSRVRNGEQRQRGSSGKPISPRGGKGGKSRRDSTEGSKTSTKRRSRSKSADRPAKESKQDKVTKSTKDTGVKDRAHGRSRSKDRKRSDSTDRSKERTRKSNSPSSWRGEQKGSRTDKRSSPQRDDRPNQERVSRRSRSPGRERPSRSDADRDKRPAKSPSKDASSGKENRSPHRRGPHSPMRKRSASPRHRDTHHAPASASDRTSKQSHSPSRTRSPPRRGRSRSPDVRRRDVDRQDSPLRKRPRADVGPGRDRSRDNSPRSSSRRRMSRSPLRRRSPSPRRRSRSSPRRRSRSPLRHRSGERDRYGRLRQYRRSTSRDRERRRRRSRDEDKFKGSLSEGMKVDQESSEEEVLEDFDGEEIDEEALIEQRRQQRLAIVQKYKVVNEDTMLSEPSSPQSSTRSRSPSPDDILERVAQDVKEYERENLNTFEASIKAKHNLIAQEKDGANPKKPSAPDMFTESDDMFAADFDSARMRAAGVGKDFKENPNLRDNWTDAEGYYRVNIGETLDKRYDVYGYTGQGVFSNVIRARDTARAGQEVAVKIIRNNELMQKTGLKELEFLKKLNDADPDDKFHCLRLFRHFYHKQHLCLVFEPLSMNLREVLKKYGKDVGLHIKAVRSYSQQLFLALKLLKRCNILHADIKPDNILVNESKTILKLCDFGSASHVADNDITPYLVSRFYRAPEIIIGKPYDYGIDMWSVGCTLYELYTGKILFPGSSNNHMIKLAMDLKGKMPNKMIRKGLFKDQHFDQNLNFLYIEVDKVTEREKVTVMSTINPTKDLLTDMIGGQRLPEDQRKKVMQLKDLIDGTLMLDPAKRISINQALQHPFIQEKI
- the prpf4bb gene encoding pre-mRNA processing factor 4Bb isoform X2 — protein: MADVEMDIASSRMNNGNEHVKQDLESHERSGNEDSGDMSEEEEEEEEEEAETNGEKTQEGSKHHSSGGKHKRKKHKHRSKHKKHKHVSDEDKDRKRKHRHKHRKHKRKEGSSPSGAVIFGSSSHKKVESSPSSGNPSLDDRALLEDLEKQRAMIKAELDSQLMEGKVQSGMGLILQGYNSGSEEDGDSRVRNGEQRQRGSSGKPISPRGGKGGKSRRDSTEGSKTSTKRRSRSKSADRPAKESKQDKVTKSTKDTGVKDRAHGRSRSKDRKRSDSTDRSKERTRKSNSPSSWRGEQKGSRTDKRSSPQRDDRPNQERVSRRSRSPGRERPSRSDADRDKRPAKSPSKDASSGKENRSPHRRGPHSPMRKRSASPRHRDTHHAPASASDRTSKQSHSPSRTRSPPRRGRSRSPDVRRRDVDRQDSPLRKRPRADVGPGRDRSRDNSPRSSSRRRMSRSPLRRRSPSPRRRSRSSPRRRSRSPLRHRSGERDRYGRLRQYRRSTSRDRERRRRRSRDEDKFKGSLSEGMKVDQESSEEEVLEDFDGEEIDEEALIEQRRQQRLAIVQKYKVVNEDTMLSEPSSPQSSTRSRSPSPDDILERVAQDVKEYERENLNTFEASIKAKHNLIAQEKDGANPKKPSAPDMFTESDDMFAADFDSARMRAAGVGKDFKENPNLRDNWTDAEGYYRVNIGETLDKRYDVYGYTGQGVFSNVIRARDTARAGQEVAVKIIRNNELMQKTGLKELEFLKKLNDADPDDKFHCLRLFRHFYHKQHLCLVFEPLSMNLREVLKKYGKDVGLHIKAVRSYSQQLFLALKLLKRCNILHADIKPDNILVNESKTILKLCDFGSASHVADNDITPYLVSRFYRAPEIIIGKPYDYGIDMWSVGCTLYELYTGKILFPGSSNNHMIKLAMDLKGKMPNKMIRKGLFKDQHFDQNLNFLYIEVDKVTEREKVTVMSTINPTKDLLTDMIGGQRLPEDQRKKVMQLKDLIDGTLMLDPAKRISINQALQHPFIQEKI